In a genomic window of BD1-7 clade bacterium:
- the folC gene encoding Dihydrofolate synthase/folylpolyglutamate synthase: MQHDTLQQWLDWLEHQHPKLIDLGLERVSAVAERLGLISPTATVVTVAGTNGKGSFVHSLGALLKASGQRAGLFTSPHLLAFNERILVDGQQASDNTIMLAFDAIFQASQQLDISLSYFEYSTLAAFYVFNQDNLDFWVLEVGLGGRLDAVNILTPDYAVITSIGLDHMEYLGDTREKIAFEKCGILREQTPFICLEPDAPDVLSAAFSSHHSLVIERDFEVVESSDTVTLTDRIRQCQIVVPQTGLSPASVSGALMLATHWLDIELGDDTAISAALASHQLAARFQRFAVDGIEVVADVAHNPQSAELLHQRLSQLPLKDGAKRIAVFTMLNDKDMNAVIDCLKDDFKAWFTAELDNPRARLASDVANAIHNRGIHMISVSKNLRQAFARARSLCQPDDQIVIFGSFFVVAELLPKLLPYAKLPSIE, encoded by the coding sequence ATGCAGCATGACACGCTTCAACAATGGCTCGACTGGCTCGAGCATCAGCACCCGAAGTTGATTGATCTTGGCCTTGAGCGAGTTTCAGCTGTGGCTGAACGCTTAGGGTTGATTTCGCCAACAGCAACCGTTGTTACGGTTGCTGGCACAAATGGCAAAGGGTCTTTCGTGCATAGCCTTGGCGCATTGCTGAAAGCCTCAGGCCAGCGTGCGGGGCTGTTTACATCTCCGCACCTTCTCGCTTTTAACGAACGTATTCTTGTTGATGGTCAACAAGCTTCAGATAATACCATTATGCTGGCATTCGACGCGATTTTTCAGGCGAGCCAGCAGCTGGATATCTCCCTTTCATACTTTGAGTACTCAACCCTCGCGGCCTTTTACGTTTTCAATCAGGATAATCTTGATTTTTGGGTGCTTGAAGTTGGGCTGGGTGGTCGTTTGGACGCGGTTAATATACTGACGCCAGATTATGCCGTTATTACCTCTATCGGTCTGGATCATATGGAATACCTGGGCGATACCCGAGAAAAGATCGCGTTCGAAAAGTGCGGTATTCTGCGAGAGCAGACACCATTTATTTGTCTTGAACCGGACGCGCCAGATGTGCTCTCTGCGGCTTTCAGTTCGCATCACTCATTAGTCATCGAACGTGATTTTGAAGTTGTTGAATCAAGTGACACAGTGACGCTCACTGATCGCATTCGTCAGTGTCAGATAGTTGTACCACAGACGGGGCTGTCACCGGCAAGCGTGTCCGGTGCACTTATGTTGGCGACTCATTGGTTAGATATCGAGTTGGGTGATGATACGGCGATATCTGCTGCGTTGGCATCACATCAGTTAGCGGCGCGCTTTCAGCGTTTTGCCGTTGACGGTATCGAGGTTGTCGCGGATGTTGCGCATAACCCTCAGTCGGCAGAACTGTTGCATCAACGCTTGAGCCAGTTGCCGTTGAAAGATGGCGCCAAACGCATTGCTGTTTTCACTATGCTTAATGATAAGGATATGAATGCGGTTATCGATTGTCTGAAGGATGATTTTAAAGCCTGGTTTACCGCCGAGCTGGATAATCCACGGGCTAGACTGGCCAGTGATGTCGCCAATGCGATCCATAATCGTGGTATTCATATGATCAGCGTCAGTAAAAACCTTCGCCAAGCCTTTGCTCGAGCGCGTAGTTTATGCCAACCTGATGATCAGATAGTGATTTTTGGTTCGTTTTTTGTGGTTGCAGAGTTGTTGCCCAAGCTGCTGCCCTATGCAAAATTACCGTCGATCGAATAG